CGTCCGTATCGCCGATTGTTCCGGAAACATCGATAGTCACTATGTCCAATACGCTTTCGTGGATGTTCGGAAAATCCCCACCGGGTCCACCTACTATATCAGTTTCGGAGAGGGATTTCGACCAATCGCCACCGGTTAGGGTAATGCCTATCGCAGAATATATCTGAACCGGAGATATAAGTAAAAGGAGAGATATAAAAAGAAACAACGATCTTAATTTGCACATTGTTTTATTCCTCGATGTTTGATCAATAGGGAGGAGAATAAACTCCCCCCTATTAATTCGGTATGCTGGCTGGAGCTACTATTCTATTACCGCGTCTTCCGTCAGCGTGTAAGTAATGAGAATCTCCGTTTCGGCCGCAACAAATAACTCTTCAGGATGTTCCGCATCGAGGAACACCGAGATAGTGAGGTTAGGGCCATCGGTCGCTCCGGTTCCGGTCTGGCCACTGCCAATGGCCGTAACGATATCCGCCGCATCGTTATCATCGACGGTAAATGTCGTGCTCGTTTGGGTTCCGCAAGTTCCGGTTCCACCGGGCGCGCCTGCAGCAATCGTCATTTTTAATCCCTGGAGCATGGTATCCAGCTCGGCGGAGATAGTGCGGGCATTGCCCTCCACGACGGTTGAAGTGTATTGGAGATACGAGTTTGCGTCCGGGCCGGTATGGTCTAGTGTATCACCTTCTGCGGTAGGTGCTGTGAACGAGAAGTCCCCGAGCGCACCGCTGTTGTCGATCATCGCTACTTCGGCGATAGTGATGTGTGTCGTGTCGTCTGCCGTATCTTCTGCCGCGAACCCGATTCCGGCGAACGCGAAAGCAACGATTGCGATTGTGATTAGTCTTTTCATCTTGATTCTCCTTGTTCTTTGGTTTGTATCCAATTTTTTTGGATTACATTTGTTTTCTTGATTCAAATACGTTTTTGGTTCTGATTCCACATTTTTACATTCCTTACTCCTTTTCTTTGAATTTTCAAAAATCAATGTTATCAAATTTTCTTCGATTCAAAGATTAAATAAATTATCAAACATTACAATACTTGAAGAATGCGGATGAAATACGGGGATTAAACCAGTATTTTTCAGCTTAAGTTATTAGAGAGATTTGAGATAGGAGAGCAGGCATACGGATTTGCTCTTGATATTCAGCTTTTTGCGAATATTATCTCGATGGAATTCGACGGTTCTTGGCGAGATGATAAGCGCTAACGCTATCTCTTTTGTAGAGAGTCCGTTTTTTATCATATTGCAGATTTCGACCTCTCTCGAGGAGAGAGAATTTGCTTTCCTCAAAAGGCCAACCCCGAAAGACGATGTGATCTCCTCTATCGACTTCTCGATCAGATCGATATAGACATCATCCTCCGGTTGCCCGAAAGATTTCAACCTTTCAAGTAGTGGAAGAAGCATGCATTCAATATTTGCGACCATTTGTTGTTCGATTTTTACTTTTTCGACACTCAATTGGCTAAGCATTTCCCTGAATGCAGCATTTTTCTGATCGAGGTGGATATTCTGCTTTTTAAGTGTTTTTTCGCTTTTGCGTAAAGCCCACTCGGCTTTTATGAGGTCCTGTTCGAGTAGGATATCTTTTATCGCCTTTTTAGTGATTTCGGGTAGATAATCGAGGATATTCGCGTCTTTAATGAGGTAATCCCTCGCACCGAGTTTCATCATCTCGATCGCTATCTTGACATCGTCCTGTCCAGTAAGCACGATAAACGGCGTATCGAGGTTGTGTTTATGCATCTCAACAACGAATTCCTTGCCGTCGATGTCGGGGAGTCTGTAGTCGAGTAAGTTGAGTGTATCGGGATATTCGGACATGAATTCGAATGCTTCTTTTCCATTATAGGCGCCGGATGTTTTGAAACCGGCTCGGTTAAGTTTTTTTTGAATTAGCGAATTAAGTGGTTTGTCATCCTCAATGACAAGCACATTCCATTTCGTCATTTCGACTGTATCCACAGCATTGCTAATATTGACTTGAGCACTCATTTCATACCTCCACCCTAAAATATATACAAAGCGAACGTCTGTCAAGTAGAATAATTAATATTTTATTCACTTTATCTCTACAATTTATAATATATGTGCATTCTGTGGGTGGTTTTCGAACCGCCACTACAAACGAAAAACAACAAACCTCTATACAAAAACGAAAACAGATTATTTGTTAGATATATTAGCGTTG
This DNA window, taken from bacterium, encodes the following:
- a CDS encoding response regulator, coding for MSAQVNISNAVDTVEMTKWNVLVIEDDKPLNSLIQKKLNRAGFKTSGAYNGKEAFEFMSEYPDTLNLLDYRLPDIDGKEFVVEMHKHNLDTPFIVLTGQDDVKIAIEMMKLGARDYLIKDANILDYLPEITKKAIKDILLEQDLIKAEWALRKSEKTLKKQNIHLDQKNAAFREMLSQLSVEKVKIEQQMVANIECMLLPLLERLKSFGQPEDDVYIDLIEKSIEEITSSFGVGLLRKANSLSSREVEICNMIKNGLSTKEIALALIISPRTVEFHRDNIRKKLNIKSKSVCLLSYLKSL